In Urechidicola croceus, a single window of DNA contains:
- a CDS encoding HAD family hydrolase gives MIKIPQSTKGLIFDLDGTVANTMQNHFTSWRHAILPHGIDFNQELFLSLTGMPRHATIAKLNEMFGTSMNLQEVGDAKATHYKSLAHTTQEIEVVTDVIKRYHTILPMSIGTGSTKAGAKYTLETIGYSQFFDIVITADDIEKPKPHPETFLKCADLMGIKPKDCIVFEDGELGMIAAREVGMAVIDVNDYFKQEFVI, from the coding sequence ATGATAAAAATACCTCAAAGTACTAAAGGCCTTATTTTTGATTTAGATGGAACAGTAGCGAATACAATGCAAAATCATTTTACCTCCTGGAGACACGCTATTTTACCTCACGGAATTGATTTTAATCAAGAATTATTTTTATCACTTACAGGAATGCCTCGACATGCTACTATTGCAAAACTAAATGAAATGTTTGGAACTTCTATGAATCTACAAGAAGTAGGAGATGCAAAAGCGACTCATTATAAAAGTTTAGCCCATACTACACAAGAAATTGAAGTTGTAACAGACGTTATTAAAAGATACCATACTATTTTACCAATGTCTATTGGAACTGGTAGTACAAAAGCAGGGGCAAAATATACTTTAGAAACGATAGGATATAGTCAGTTTTTTGATATTGTTATTACTGCCGATGATATTGAAAAGCCGAAACCACATCCAGAAACCTTTTTGAAATGCGCCGATTTAATGGGAATCAAACCAAAAGATTGTATTGTTTTTGAAGATGGAGAACTAGGAATGATTGCTGCTCGTGAGGTTGGAATGGCTGTTATTGATGTGAATGATTATTTTAAACAAGAATTTGTGATTTAA
- a CDS encoding tellurite resistance TerB family protein, giving the protein MSISDLYSSGEHKEDIGHFANIIKLALADDVVTSKERHLLDRMANRLNITDAEYKKILKNPEIYPINPPIDYDGRIERLYNLTNMIFADDEVTGDEAYVLRKIVVGLGFSSVNSEIVADEAIHLIMNNNDLEDFSKAIKNVNKN; this is encoded by the coding sequence ATGTCAATTTCAGATTTATATTCAAGTGGAGAGCACAAAGAAGATATTGGTCATTTCGCTAATATTATTAAATTAGCATTAGCTGATGATGTTGTAACAAGTAAAGAAAGACATTTGTTAGATAGAATGGCTAATCGCTTAAATATTACGGATGCCGAGTATAAAAAGATTTTAAAAAATCCAGAAATTTACCCTATCAATCCTCCAATTGATTATGATGGGAGAATTGAGCGACTTTATAATTTAACTAATATGATATTTGCCGATGATGAAGTTACAGGAGATGAGGCTTATGTGTTGCGTAAAATTGTAGTAGGTTTAGGTTTTTCTTCAGTAAATTCTGAAATTGTTGCTGATGAAGCAATTCATTTAATAATGAATAATAATGATTTAGAAGATTTTTCTAAAGCAATTAAGAACGTTAATAAAAATTAA
- the mfd gene encoding transcription-repair coupling factor: MSKQTVVSVFEQSDKINTIVQQLQNEKNHFQISNLVGSSLSFAISSTFKKVEKPFLLIFNNKEEAAYYLNDLEQLNGDKNILFYPGSYRRPYQIDETDNANVLLRAEVLNRINSQKKPAIIVTYPEALFEQVITKKELEKSTLKLSIGEEVSLDFVNEMLFEYKFKRADFVTEPGEFSVRGGIIDVFSFSNDEPYRIEFFGDEVDSIRTFDVETQLSTEKLKKINIMPNVENKLLEENRESFLKYINSKTVVFTKNIDLVAASLDKLFEKAETAFKELSNQIKRGKPEELFCNGDLIKSQIEQFSLVTIENKKITNNTISLSVPFNTSPQPSFNKQFDLLIENLEENSEKGYKNYLFCDNEKQAKRFHDIFTDVDQDLKYETIVLPLYQGFIDHENKIACYTDHQIFERYHKFRLKNGYAKKQAITLKELTNLEIGDYVTHIDHGIGKFGGLQKIDVDGSDKQQEAIKLIYGDRDILYISIHSLHKISKYNGKDGKEPKMYKLGSGAWKKLKQKTKTKVKQIAYDLIQLYAKRRTEKGFQYKPDSFMQNELEASFMYEDTPDQSTATEDVKKDMESERPMDRLVCGDVGFGKTEVAIRAAFKAVDNGKQVAVLVPTTILAFQHFKTFSERLKDFPVTVDYLNRFRTAKQRNGVLEGLKNGAVDIVIGTHQLTNKQIIFKDLGLLIVDEEQKFGVAVKDKLKTIKENVDTLTLTATPIPRTLQFSLMAARDLSVISTPPPNRHPVETHVIRLSEETMRDAISYEISRGGQVFFIHNRIENIKEVAGMLQRLVPDAKIGIGHGQMEGKKLEQLMLSFMNNEFDVLVSTTIIESGLDVPNANTIFINNANNFGLSDIHQMRGRVGRSNKKAFCYLITPPYHMMTDDARKRIEAIELFSDLGSGINIAMKDLEIRGAGDLLGGEQSGFINEIGFDTYQKILSEAIDELKENEFKDLYNDDSKPKNYVKEVQIDSDFEILIPDDYISVISERLSLYNELGDLKNEEELLEFEKRIIDRFGEFPTQVVDLLNSVRIKWIAKEIGLERIILKQKRLIGYFIADQQSGFYQTENFSRVLKYLQQNPKTCVMKEKQTKNGLRLMITFIRIDSVEKALNVLQQI, from the coding sequence TTGAGTAAACAAACTGTTGTTTCTGTTTTTGAACAATCTGATAAAATAAATACTATTGTTCAACAATTGCAAAACGAAAAAAACCATTTTCAAATATCGAATTTGGTAGGATCTTCATTGTCTTTTGCTATTTCTTCAACTTTTAAAAAAGTTGAAAAACCATTCTTATTAATCTTTAACAATAAGGAAGAAGCCGCCTATTATTTAAATGATTTAGAGCAATTAAATGGCGATAAAAACATCCTATTTTATCCTGGATCATACCGAAGACCTTATCAAATTGATGAAACTGACAATGCCAATGTATTATTACGAGCTGAAGTCTTAAACAGAATCAATTCCCAAAAAAAACCAGCAATAATTGTAACTTATCCTGAAGCCTTATTCGAACAAGTTATTACAAAGAAAGAACTGGAAAAAAGTACTTTAAAACTTTCAATTGGAGAGGAGGTATCTTTAGATTTTGTAAATGAAATGTTGTTTGAATATAAGTTTAAACGTGCAGATTTTGTGACTGAACCTGGAGAATTTTCAGTTAGAGGAGGAATTATTGATGTGTTTTCTTTTTCTAATGATGAACCTTACAGAATTGAGTTTTTTGGTGATGAAGTAGATAGTATTCGAACTTTTGATGTTGAAACACAACTTTCAACTGAAAAGTTAAAAAAAATCAACATTATGCCTAATGTTGAAAATAAATTATTAGAAGAAAATCGCGAAAGTTTCTTAAAATATATCAATTCAAAAACTGTTGTTTTTACTAAAAATATTGATTTAGTAGCTGCTAGTTTAGATAAACTATTTGAAAAAGCAGAAACCGCATTTAAAGAACTTTCGAACCAAATAAAAAGAGGAAAACCTGAAGAACTTTTCTGTAATGGCGATTTGATAAAATCTCAAATAGAGCAGTTTTCTTTAGTAACTATTGAAAATAAGAAAATAACAAACAACACGATTTCACTGAGTGTACCGTTTAACACATCGCCTCAACCATCATTCAACAAGCAGTTTGATTTATTAATTGAAAATCTTGAAGAAAATTCAGAAAAAGGATATAAAAACTACCTGTTCTGCGACAATGAAAAACAAGCAAAACGTTTTCATGATATTTTTACTGATGTCGATCAAGACTTAAAATACGAAACAATTGTCCTACCATTATATCAAGGTTTTATAGATCATGAAAATAAAATTGCATGTTATACTGATCATCAAATATTTGAGCGCTATCATAAATTTAGATTAAAAAACGGCTATGCAAAAAAACAAGCAATTACCCTAAAAGAATTAACCAATCTTGAAATTGGAGATTATGTAACACACATAGATCATGGAATAGGAAAATTTGGTGGTCTACAAAAAATTGATGTTGATGGAAGTGACAAACAGCAAGAAGCCATCAAATTAATTTATGGCGACCGTGATATTTTGTACATCAGTATCCATTCACTTCATAAAATTTCAAAATACAACGGTAAAGATGGGAAAGAACCTAAAATGTACAAATTGGGTTCTGGTGCTTGGAAAAAATTAAAACAAAAAACCAAAACAAAGGTTAAACAAATCGCATATGATTTGATTCAATTATATGCAAAACGTCGAACAGAAAAAGGTTTTCAATACAAACCAGATAGTTTCATGCAAAATGAATTGGAAGCCAGTTTTATGTATGAAGACACTCCTGACCAATCAACAGCAACAGAAGATGTCAAAAAAGATATGGAAAGTGAAAGGCCAATGGATAGATTGGTGTGTGGTGATGTTGGTTTTGGAAAAACAGAAGTAGCAATTAGAGCCGCATTTAAAGCTGTTGATAATGGAAAACAAGTGGCAGTTTTAGTACCTACAACCATTCTTGCATTCCAACATTTTAAAACCTTTAGTGAACGTTTAAAAGATTTTCCTGTTACAGTTGATTATTTAAATAGATTTAGAACAGCTAAACAAAGAAACGGTGTTTTAGAAGGGCTTAAAAATGGAGCGGTAGACATTGTAATTGGCACACATCAATTAACAAACAAACAAATCATATTTAAAGATTTAGGATTACTTATTGTAGATGAGGAACAAAAATTTGGTGTTGCTGTTAAGGATAAACTAAAAACAATTAAAGAAAATGTTGATACACTTACATTAACAGCAACACCGATTCCAAGGACACTTCAATTTAGCTTAATGGCTGCAAGAGATTTATCAGTAATAAGTACACCTCCTCCTAATAGACATCCTGTAGAAACTCATGTCATTAGATTATCTGAAGAAACTATGAGAGATGCTATTTCTTATGAAATTTCTCGTGGTGGACAAGTATTCTTTATCCATAACAGAATTGAAAATATCAAAGAAGTTGCCGGAATGCTCCAACGGTTGGTTCCTGATGCAAAAATTGGAATTGGTCACGGCCAAATGGAAGGTAAAAAACTAGAGCAATTAATGCTTTCTTTTATGAATAATGAATTTGATGTTTTAGTTTCAACTACAATTATTGAAAGTGGATTGGATGTGCCAAATGCAAATACAATTTTTATAAATAATGCCAATAATTTTGGCCTTTCCGATATTCATCAAATGCGTGGAAGAGTTGGTAGATCTAACAAAAAAGCATTTTGTTATTTAATCACTCCACCATATCATATGATGACAGATGATGCCAGAAAACGTATTGAGGCAATTGAATTATTTTCTGATTTGGGTAGTGGAATTAATATTGCCATGAAAGATTTAGAAATTAGAGGTGCTGGAGATCTATTAGGTGGAGAACAAAGTGGATTTATAAATGAAATAGGTTTTGACACATATCAAAAAATATTAAGTGAAGCCATAGATGAGTTAAAAGAAAATGAATTTAAAGACTTATATAATGATGATTCTAAGCCAAAAAATTATGTAAAAGAAGTTCAAATAGACTCTGATTTTGAAATTTTAATTCCCGATGATTATATCAGTGTAATTTCTGAAAGATTGAGTTTATATAATGAGTTAGGCGACCTTAAAAATGAAGAAGAACTACTAGAATTTGAAAAAAGAATCATTGATAGATTTGGGGAATTTCCAACTCAAGTTGTCGATTTATTGAATAGCGTTCGAATAAAATGGATTGCCAAAGAAATTGGATTAGAACGTATTATTTTAAAGCAAAAAAGGTTAATTGGATATTTTATTGCTGATCAACAAAGTGGTTTTTATCAAACTGAAAATTTCTCTCGCGTACTAAAATACCTTCAACAAAACCCTAAAACTTGTGTGATGAAAGAGAAACAAACTAAAAATGGGTTGCGTTTAATGATAACTTTTATCCGAATTGACTCTGTAGAAAAGGCCTTGAATGTTTTACAACAGATTTAA
- a CDS encoding alpha-ketoglutarate-dependent dioxygenase AlkB family protein → MDLFGNNVDSTLNLLQKDGTVNYYGKLFPFDKANSYFEILLNTIEWKNDVAVIFGKRIETKRKVAWYANKPFEYTYSNNTKLAKSWTSELLELKEIVEQNTGETFNSCLLNLYHNGNEGMAWHSDAEKDLKKHGAIASLSFGAERKFAFKHKKTKETKSLILEHGSLLVMKEETQTNWMHRLPPTKKIFKPRINLTFRTIVE, encoded by the coding sequence ATGGATTTATTTGGGAATAATGTTGATAGTACCCTTAATTTATTGCAAAAGGATGGTACTGTAAATTATTATGGAAAATTATTTCCCTTTGATAAAGCCAATTCTTATTTTGAAATTTTACTCAATACAATTGAATGGAAAAATGATGTTGCAGTTATATTTGGAAAACGTATTGAAACAAAAAGAAAAGTTGCTTGGTATGCTAACAAGCCTTTTGAATATACCTACTCCAACAATACAAAACTTGCAAAAAGTTGGACTTCTGAATTGTTGGAATTAAAAGAGATAGTTGAACAAAATACTGGTGAAACTTTTAATTCATGTTTGTTGAATTTGTACCATAACGGGAATGAAGGAATGGCATGGCATAGCGATGCAGAAAAAGATTTAAAAAAGCACGGAGCGATTGCTTCATTAAGTTTTGGTGCCGAACGAAAATTTGCTTTTAAACATAAGAAAACTAAAGAGACAAAATCTTTAATTTTAGAACATGGAAGTTTACTTGTTATGAAAGAAGAAACACAAACAAATTGGATGCATAGATTACCTCCAACAAAAAAGATTTTTAAACCAAGAATAAATCTAACTTTTAGAACAATAGTTGAGTAA
- a CDS encoding outer membrane beta-barrel protein: MNVLVYSKITISLLLFITINQNLFSQDENDKWILGIGMNAVDFYPTNEPDIGNDGGLFNGITNAKDHWNVSIPTLSVTRYLKNKFSADASISISKLTKIGDIEVDELSYFGIDGSIQYRFLEISNKLVPYVYAGGGYTWVDSKGSGTVNLGLGTNYWFTDKFGARVQAGYKHSDRKHEQLLSHFLYSFSVVFKLNSGRGKSSSSRMTGSCY, from the coding sequence ATGAATGTATTGGTATACAGCAAAATAACTATTTCATTATTATTGTTTATAACAATAAACCAAAATTTATTCTCTCAAGATGAAAATGATAAATGGATACTCGGAATTGGCATGAACGCAGTTGACTTTTATCCTACTAATGAACCTGATATTGGAAATGATGGAGGTTTATTTAATGGCATTACCAACGCTAAAGATCATTGGAATGTTTCGATACCTACATTGAGTGTAACTCGTTATTTAAAAAATAAATTTTCAGCCGATGCATCTATATCAATAAGCAAACTGACTAAAATTGGAGATATAGAAGTTGATGAATTATCTTATTTTGGGATTGACGGATCAATTCAGTATAGATTTTTAGAAATTTCTAATAAGTTAGTACCCTATGTTTATGCAGGAGGTGGTTATACATGGGTTGATAGTAAGGGTTCAGGTACGGTTAATCTTGGTTTGGGTACAAACTATTGGTTTACTGATAAATTTGGGGCGAGAGTTCAGGCTGGTTATAAACACTCTGACAGGAAACATGAACAACTATTGTCTCATTTTTTATATTCCTTTAGTGTTGTTTTTAAACTAAATAGCGGTAGAGGTAAAAGTTCATCTTCACGAATGACAGGAAGTTGTTATTAA
- the dprA gene encoding DNA-processing protein DprA: MLEEELIAVLTLQKVKGIGDIIAKKLISHCGSAQNVFKEKRGVLEKINGIGTLTIKNLYDKKYKESAEKEFKYISRNNIQSVYFQSDEYPERLKHCIDAPILLFQDGKINLKNQRIISIVGTRKMSLYGRDFINNFIEELKPYNPIIVSGFAYGVDITAHKAAIKNDLQTIGVLAHGLEKMYPKTHKKYVHQVNDNGGFFTEFWHKEEPLREHFLKRNRIVAGISEATIIVESAEKGGSLVTADIANSYSRDVFAVPGKVTDSLSKGCNALIKTNKAGILTCTQDLVDALNWEDTSLTKIAVQKQLFIDLQGEEKIIYDYLLKKGKEHMDVIALDCNIPVYKLATLLFSLEMKGVTRPLQGKLFECI, encoded by the coding sequence ATGCTAGAAGAAGAATTAATTGCTGTTTTGACCTTACAAAAGGTCAAAGGGATAGGAGATATTATTGCGAAAAAGTTAATTTCTCATTGCGGAAGTGCACAAAATGTGTTTAAAGAAAAACGTGGAGTTTTAGAAAAAATTAATGGCATAGGTACACTAACAATAAAAAACCTTTATGATAAAAAATATAAGGAATCCGCTGAAAAAGAATTTAAGTATATATCCAGAAATAATATTCAATCTGTTTATTTTCAATCTGATGAATATCCAGAAAGGTTAAAGCACTGTATCGACGCCCCAATACTTTTATTTCAAGATGGGAAAATTAATCTGAAAAACCAGCGAATTATTAGTATTGTAGGTACTCGAAAAATGAGTTTATATGGTCGTGATTTTATCAATAATTTTATTGAAGAACTGAAACCATACAATCCAATTATAGTAAGTGGATTTGCCTACGGAGTTGATATTACTGCACATAAAGCTGCTATTAAAAATGACTTGCAAACCATTGGAGTTTTAGCACATGGTTTAGAAAAAATGTATCCAAAAACACATAAAAAGTACGTACATCAAGTAAATGATAACGGAGGTTTTTTTACTGAATTTTGGCATAAAGAAGAGCCACTACGTGAGCATTTCTTAAAACGAAATAGAATTGTAGCCGGAATATCTGAAGCGACAATAATTGTTGAGTCTGCTGAAAAAGGAGGTTCTTTAGTTACTGCTGATATTGCAAATTCATATAGTAGAGATGTATTTGCAGTTCCAGGAAAAGTAACAGATAGTTTAAGTAAGGGTTGTAATGCCTTGATAAAAACCAATAAAGCAGGAATTTTAACGTGTACACAAGATTTGGTGGACGCATTAAATTGGGAGGATACTTCCTTAACGAAAATTGCTGTACAAAAACAATTATTTATAGACCTTCAAGGAGAAGAAAAAATAATTTATGACTATTTATTGAAAAAAGGAAAAGAGCATATGGATGTTATTGCATTAGACTGTAATATTCCAGTGTATAAATTGGCAACGCTATTATTCAGTCTTGAAATGAAAGGAGTAACAAGACCTTTACAAGGTAAACTCTTTGAATGTATATAA
- a CDS encoding TerB family tellurite resistance protein has translation MSISDLYSSGAHKRNIGHFADIVKLALSDGEIEESEKKLLDRLSNILDISKEEYSSILKDPNSFPTTSASSYEERMECLYYSTRMLLIDGRVSEYGVSLLTKIAVGLGFNAESADTVVEKAIKMFLRIPDLEEFTIEISKVNK, from the coding sequence ATGTCAATATCAGATTTATATTCAAGCGGTGCTCATAAAAGAAATATTGGGCATTTTGCAGACATTGTAAAATTAGCTTTGTCTGATGGTGAAATTGAAGAAAGTGAAAAAAAATTATTAGATAGATTATCAAATATTTTGGATATTTCTAAAGAAGAATATTCATCTATTTTGAAAGATCCAAATAGTTTTCCTACAACATCTGCGTCAAGTTACGAAGAGCGTATGGAATGTTTATACTACTCAACTAGAATGTTATTAATCGATGGTAGAGTTTCAGAATATGGTGTCAGTCTATTGACTAAAATTGCTGTTGGGTTAGGATTTAATGCTGAAAGTGCTGATACAGTAGTAGAAAAGGCAATTAAAATGTTTTTGAGAATTCCTGATTTAGAAGAATTTACAATAGAGATTAGTAAAGTAAATAAATAA
- a CDS encoding DMT family transporter: MKKNQHLTHLFELCLATLFISTSGALGKFIAMPPPVTIFWRCTLAMAFLFIYCKLKKIKLQLHSKKDVPTFIISALFLGAHWITYFYALKLSNVALGMLSLYTYPVITALLEPLFVKVKFNPIHVVLGLMVLLGIYILSPEFNLESSHVKGILFGVLSAVFYSLRILILKRHVANYHGTMLMFYQVLIVSLVLVPVLFFMDTSGIKTQFPYVIVLALVTTAIGHTMMVQSLKHFAVSTASIISSMQPIYGIVIAYFFLNEIPTWNTFFGGLLILTTVIIESVRTRKK; the protein is encoded by the coding sequence ATGAAAAAGAATCAGCATTTAACCCATCTTTTTGAACTTTGTCTAGCCACTTTATTTATTAGTACTTCGGGTGCTTTGGGAAAATTTATTGCAATGCCTCCACCAGTTACTATTTTTTGGAGATGTACACTTGCAATGGCATTCTTATTTATCTATTGTAAATTAAAAAAAATAAAACTTCAACTTCATTCAAAAAAAGATGTACCTACTTTTATTATTAGTGCACTTTTTTTAGGTGCACACTGGATTACTTATTTCTATGCCTTAAAACTATCAAATGTTGCCTTAGGAATGCTATCTTTATATACCTATCCTGTTATCACTGCACTGCTTGAACCATTATTTGTTAAGGTAAAATTCAATCCTATTCATGTTGTTTTAGGATTAATGGTTTTACTTGGAATTTATATTCTTTCTCCAGAATTCAACTTAGAAAGTTCGCATGTAAAAGGAATATTATTTGGTGTTTTATCAGCAGTATTTTATTCATTAAGAATACTAATTTTAAAACGACACGTTGCAAATTATCACGGTACTATGTTGATGTTTTATCAAGTATTAATTGTAAGTTTAGTTTTAGTTCCTGTACTATTTTTTATGGATACTTCGGGAATAAAAACTCAATTTCCTTATGTTATTGTTTTAGCTTTAGTAACAACTGCAATTGGACACACAATGATGGTTCAAAGTTTAAAACATTTTGCGGTAAGTACAGCAAGCATTATTAGTAGTATGCAACCAATATACGGAATTGTAATTGCCTATTTTTTCTTAAATGAAATTCCGACTTGGAATACTTTTTTTGGTGGTTTATTAATTCTAACAACAGTTATTATTGAAAGTGTAAGAACAAGAAAAAAGTAA